Part of the Candidatus Brocadia sinica JPN1 genome, ATGACGCATGGCGCGTGTATCCGGATGCTCCGGCAGTGGCCTTTCTGCGCGGCAACCGGGAAATTAAAACGCCCCTAAAATTCGTGCGTTTCGAGCCGTATGTTGTTCCCAAAAAGTCGCTTACCGGCGACAGCACTGAGCGCGTTGACACGCGTGTGTTGCAGGTCATTTACCGCGTTGAACACAACGATCTGCCGATTTTTGCCGGTCAACAGATGGATGTATTCATCGAGGCGGCTGATCAGATTACACCATAAATTTCAAAACGAAACAACGCTTGCTTAATATCAGATTTCATATTATCATTAAAACATGAATGCCTTAAAACTGTTCATAACAGGAAATATACTACCCCTGGTGGAAATGCCCGGACAATATATCGGTGGGGAGTGGAACTCCGTTGTGAAGAATCATGACGATATTGATATAAAAATCGCATTGGCATTTCCCGATACCTATAGTATCGGTATGTCTCATCTTGGTATCCAGATTCTTTACGGGTTGCTCAACGAACGAACGGACACTGCTTGTGAAAGGGTATTTGCCCCTCTGGATGACATGGAATCACTTCTCAGGAAACAGAAGATTCCTCTCTTTTCCCTCGAAACCTGTACCCCTTTGAAAGAATTCGACATAATAGGTTTCTCTCTTCAGTATGAATTATCGTATACCAATGTCCTGAATATGCTGGATCTCTCAGGGATTCCTGTCATGGCATCTGAACGCAATGAAACAGACCCGCTTATTATTGCCGGGGGGCCTGCAGCCATTTCTCCCGAGCCATTGGCAGATTTTATTGATATCTTTCTTGTTGGAGACGGAGAGGAGTGCCTGCCACAATTCATTGAATTATTTAAGGACATGAAGCAGAGAAAACTCCCTCGCAAAGAAAAGATTGTTTCCATAGCACAAACCATGAGGAACTCCTATGCGCCATCTTTCTATGAAGTCTCTTATCATAAGAATAATACGGTAAAAGCTATATATCCAGGAATATCTGGTCTGCCGTCGCTCATCCGGTCGGCATCGGTAAAGGATCTCAACAAGACCTATTTTCCAACCAGGCCGATTGTGCCGTATGTAAAAACGATTCATGACCGCATTACTATTGAGGTCATGCGTGGATGCACACAGGGGTGCAGATTTTGCCAGGCCGGCATGAGTAAACGGCCTACCCGACCCCGTACTGTAGAAAACATTTTACACCTTGCGGAAAGCTGCTATACCAATACCGGACATAACGAAATATCCCTTGCATCACTTTCTATTAGTGACTATCCCTTTTTAAAACAATTAATGGACCGGATGAACCGCATCTTCCGTCCCCGCTATGTAAACATCTCTTTTCCGTCTTTACGGATAAATGAACAACTTGTCTTTTTGCCTTCCATGCTCAATACCGTTCGCAAGTCAGGACTCACCCTTGCGCCCGAGGCGGCAACGCAAACGCTGAGAAAGATTATTAATAAAAATATCACCGATGAAGATCTCTATACAGGCATCGGGGAGGCGTTTAAACAAGGCTGGAATCTGGTGAAACTCTACTTTATGGTTGGTCTCCCTACAGAGACAGACGACGACATCGATGCCATTGCAAGGCTTGCCTATAACGTCTCCGACTTGAAAAAGAATATGAGTGGTTCTTTCGGGCAGGTGAATATCAGCATAGCGCCCTTTGTGCCCAAGGCGCATACTCCCTTCCAATGGCACCCCATGGTTACCCTCCAGCGGATAAAAGAGATCAGAAACAGATTATTTGACCGGGTTCGGCGAAAATGTATTCATATCAAGTTTCACAATGCAGAACGCAGTATTTTAGAAGGGATATTTGCCCGCGGAGACCGAAGGTTGGGAAAGGTTCTTTATCAGGCATGGAGGGATGGATGCAAATTTGATGCATGGGAAGAACATTTCCATTTTCAAAAGTGGATGGATGCGTTTCAAAAGGCTGGGATTGATTGGAACTTTTATGTCCACCGCCAAAGAAACGACGATGAGGTCTTCCCTTGGGACCACATCAGCTGTGGTGTTGTAAAGCCATTCCTTATGCAGGAAAGGCAGAAATCTTTCGATGAGAAAATTACAGCCGATTGCCGCCTGGATACATGTCCGGAATGTGGAAGCTGCGCGCGTTCCAGGAATTTTTGCACAGTTTAGGCTATGCTTCGTTGAATTTGGTTAACTTTAGCAAAGTATTTTTATTAATCCGGTTAGGAAAGATGAATTATGGTACATGTTTTTCTCGGTCTTGGCTCAAATGTGGGAGACAGGGCAAGGAATCTGTTCTCCGCTCACGACCATATTATCACCACGAAGGGGATACAGCCTTTAAGGCTTTCCCGCTTTTATGAAACAGCGCCCATAGGCGGACCATCCCAGCCGATGTTTTTGAATGCCGTTCTCAGCATGGAGACTGTACTGTCTCCTCATCAATTACTCGATCGGTTCCAAAGCATCGAAACCGCCATGGGCAGAATCCGTTCGGTAAAATGGGGGCCCAGGAATATAGATATTGATATCCTGCTCTATGGCGATGAAATTGTTGATGACCAACAACTGAAAATACCTCATCCCCTGATGCATACACGGTTATTTGTCCTGGAACCATTTGTTGAAATCGCTCCCGGCGTCGTTCATCCCGTTTTCAAAAAAACTATTCTTCAGTTATATAAGGAACGCCAGGCCTCATTATTGGTTACAACATAACAGCATGTTCTCAAGACTCGACAACTACATATTGAAGGCCTTTATTCCGACATTCTTCATGTGCCTCCTCATTATCTCAGGAATATACATTGTTGTTGACCTGCTTCAAAAACTGGGTGAATTTGTGGAGATGGGAGGAGATGCCCTCGCCACAGGGACACGTTACTATATGTATCTCTTTCCCGTAATTGTCTTTCAATTTTTTCCTGCCATCATTTTGGTAGCGGTAAGTATTGTCCTTGTGCGGCTCTGTAAAAATCGGGAGATCCTGGCTATGCAGGTCGCCGGCATCTCACTTTACAGGATATTACTCCCTATCTTTGTTGTTACCGTATTTATGTCCTTTGCTTCCTTTGGTGACCAGGAATGGCTTATA contains:
- the folK gene encoding 2-amino-4-hydroxy-6-hydroxymethyldihydropteridine diphosphokinase, with the translated sequence MVHVFLGLGSNVGDRARNLFSAHDHIITTKGIQPLRLSRFYETAPIGGPSQPMFLNAVLSMETVLSPHQLLDRFQSIETAMGRIRSVKWGPRNIDIDILLYGDEIVDDQQLKIPHPLMHTRLFVLEPFVEIAPGVVHPVFKKTILQLYKERQASLLVTT
- a CDS encoding TIGR03960 family B12-binding radical SAM protein produces the protein MNALKLFITGNILPLVEMPGQYIGGEWNSVVKNHDDIDIKIALAFPDTYSIGMSHLGIQILYGLLNERTDTACERVFAPLDDMESLLRKQKIPLFSLETCTPLKEFDIIGFSLQYELSYTNVLNMLDLSGIPVMASERNETDPLIIAGGPAAISPEPLADFIDIFLVGDGEECLPQFIELFKDMKQRKLPRKEKIVSIAQTMRNSYAPSFYEVSYHKNNTVKAIYPGISGLPSLIRSASVKDLNKTYFPTRPIVPYVKTIHDRITIEVMRGCTQGCRFCQAGMSKRPTRPRTVENILHLAESCYTNTGHNEISLASLSISDYPFLKQLMDRMNRIFRPRYVNISFPSLRINEQLVFLPSMLNTVRKSGLTLAPEAATQTLRKIINKNITDEDLYTGIGEAFKQGWNLVKLYFMVGLPTETDDDIDAIARLAYNVSDLKKNMSGSFGQVNISIAPFVPKAHTPFQWHPMVTLQRIKEIRNRLFDRVRRKCIHIKFHNAERSILEGIFARGDRRLGKVLYQAWRDGCKFDAWEEHFHFQKWMDAFQKAGIDWNFYVHRQRNDDEVFPWDHISCGVVKPFLMQERQKSFDEKITADCRLDTCPECGSCARSRNFCTV